A genome region from Macaca nemestrina isolate mMacNem1 chromosome 15, mMacNem.hap1, whole genome shotgun sequence includes the following:
- the LOC139358355 gene encoding cystatin-SA-like, with protein sequence MAQPLCTLLLLLAALAGSQAWSPEEEDRVIPGGIYDADLNDDEVQHALHFAISEYNKATEDEYYRRPLRVLRAREQVVAGMNYFLDVELGRTTCTKSQPNLDTCAFHEQPELQKIFEGELPCPGLFPLAPLSAGLDAGGGRSWGKRVATPCHAPLGLRRPCTGCSSKGCAGTETLQAGKQLCSFQIYEVPWEDRMSLVNSRCQEA encoded by the exons ATGGCCCAGCCCCTGTGCACCCTGCTGCTCCTGCTGGCCGCCCTGGCTGGGTCCCAGGCCTGGAGCCCCGAGGAGGAGGATAGGGTGATCCCAGGTGGCATCTATGACGCAGACCTCAATGATGATGAAGTACAGCATGCCCTTCACTTCGCCATCAGCGAGTACAACAAGGCCACCGAAGATGAGTACTACAGACGCCCACTGCGGGTGCTGCGAGCCAGAGAGCAG GTCGTGGCCGGAATGAATTACTTCCTCGATGTAGAGTTGGGCCGAACCACATGTACCAAGTCCCAGCCCAACTTGGACACCTGCGCCTTCCATGAACAGCCAGAACTGCAGAAG ATCTTTGAGGGGGAGTTGCCCTGCCCTGGGCTCTTCCCTCTGGCCCCTCTTAGTGCTGGCCTGGATGCTGGAGGTGGAAGGAGCTGGGGGAAGCGAGTCGCCACCCCCTGCCATGCACCCTTGGGGCTCCGGAGGCCTTGCACGGGCTGCTCCTCAAAGGGCTGTGCTGGGACAGAAACCCTGCAGGCTGGG AAACAGCTGTGCTCTTTCCAGATCTATGAAGTTCCCTGGGAGGACAGAATGTCCCTGGTGAATTCCAGGTGTCAAGAAGCCTAG